The DNA window CCCCATGAGGACCTGGTCGACCCGGTACCCGGGGAACTCCGTCCGGTCGAGGCACGCCTTGAGTGCCTGCGCGCCGATCTCGGAAGCGCTGAGGGAGGAAAGGGACCCCAGGAAAGTGCCGATCGGCGTTCGGGCCGCCGAGAGGACGAGGACGTTCTTCATCGTTCGCTTGCTCCGTAGGCCCCCGGGCCAGAAGGGGCCCACGGGGAACAGGCGGATTCTACCTACCCGTCCCTCCGCTCACCGTTCCGCCGGTCCGCATGCCGGTGGACACCACCGGAGAGGCCCCCCTATCCTCGCGCCATGCGCATCCTGGCGGTGGATTTCGGTGAGAAGAGAATCGGCCTCGCCGTGTCCGACGAATCCGGGGAGATCGTCGTCCCGGTCGGCGTCGTCTCCCGGCGCAGCGACGCCCAGGCGGCCTCCGAGGTGGCGGCTGCCGCCCGCGAACGGGAGGTGGAGCTGCTCGTCGTCGGCCTCCCGGTGTCGCCCGAAGACGGCCGGGACAGCGCATTCGCCACCAGGGCCCGGAACTTCGCCCGCAGGCTGGCCGAATCCTCCGGGCTGCCGGTCGAGCTGCACGGCGAGGCCCTGACCTCGTTCTCGGCGGAAGCGACGCTGCGCGAAGCGGGCGGCCGACCGGATCGCCGCCGGGCGGCGCTCGACGCCGAGGCGGCCGCCACGATCCTTCGCGACTGGCTCTCTTCGCGCCCCGGCGGGAGCGTCGGGTGAGCGGGGGCCCGAGGCGGTGGCCCGGCCGGATCGCCGCCCTGGCGGCCCTCGCGGTCGTGGCGGGCGCCGCGGGTCTCCTCCTCGTGCGGAGCCCGTTCAAGGGCTACCCGGGTGCGTCGGTCGTGGTCGAGATACCTTTCGGGACCTCGACCCGCGCGATCTTCGAGACGCTCGAGCGAGAGCGGGTCGTGAGGAGCCGGCACCTGGCGTACGGCGTGATGAGGCTCCTCTTCCGCGGAGAGAGCCTGAAGGCCGGCGAGTACCGTTTCGAAGGGCCGAGGACGACGGAGGAGGTCCTCCGTGCCCTGGTCGAGGGAAAGGTCGTCTCCCACCGCGTGACGGTTCCCGAGGGGCTGACGGCCGACGAGATCTTCGGCCTCGTAGCGGGTGAAGGGCTCGCAGCGAAGGCCGAGCTCGATGCCCTTTTCGCCCAGCCCGGGCTCTTCGAAGGGGTCCCAGCCGGGGCGCCGAGCCTCGAGGGGTTCCTCGGCCCCGACACGCACCACTTCACCCGGTCGCAGGGGGCGCGCGGGGTCGTCTCGACGCTCGTCGCCACGTTCCGGCGCCTGCTCCCCGACCGCTTCGAGGAGCGCGCCCGCGCGCTCGGACGGACGCCCCTCGAGGCGGCCACCCTCGCCTCCCTCGTCGAGAAGGAGACGGCCGTCGCGGCGGAGCGCGCGCTCGTCTCGGCCGTCTACCACAACCGGCTGAGGGTGGGGATGCCGCTGCAGTGCGACCCGACGACCGTCTACGCTCTCCGCCGCAGGGGCCTCTGGACGGGCACCCTGACCCGTGACGGCCTGGCGCTGGACGACCCTTACAACACCTACGTGCACCCGGGACTGCCTCCCGGCCCGATCGCCAGCCCCGGCGCCGCCGCCCTCGAGGCGGCCGTGGCGCCGGCGGACGTCCCTTTCCTCTACTTCGTCGCCGTCGGCGACGGATCGGGCGAGCACCGCTTCGCCGTCTCCTACGAGGAGCACCTCGCGAACGTGGCTCTCTTCCGGCGGGCCCGGGCCGCTCAGGAAACCGCTTCCCTCGCGCCCCGCTGAGGTAGACTTTTCCGCCCCGGAAGTCCACCGAAGGCGGAGCAGAGATGAGCAGCAGCGGCCCCAT is part of the Holophagales bacterium genome and encodes:
- the mltG gene encoding endolytic transglycosylase MltG codes for the protein MSGGPRRWPGRIAALAALAVVAGAAGLLLVRSPFKGYPGASVVVEIPFGTSTRAIFETLERERVVRSRHLAYGVMRLLFRGESLKAGEYRFEGPRTTEEVLRALVEGKVVSHRVTVPEGLTADEIFGLVAGEGLAAKAELDALFAQPGLFEGVPAGAPSLEGFLGPDTHHFTRSQGARGVVSTLVATFRRLLPDRFEERARALGRTPLEAATLASLVEKETAVAAERALVSAVYHNRLRVGMPLQCDPTTVYALRRRGLWTGTLTRDGLALDDPYNTYVHPGLPPGPIASPGAAALEAAVAPADVPFLYFVAVGDGSGEHRFAVSYEEHLANVALFRRARAAQETASLAPR
- the ruvX gene encoding Holliday junction resolvase RuvX, with the translated sequence MAVDFGEKRIGLAVSDESGEIVVPVGVVSRRSDAQAASEVAAAAREREVELLVVGLPVSPEDGRDSAFATRARNFARRLAESSGLPVELHGEALTSFSAEATLREAGGRPDRRRAALDAEAAATILRDWLSSRPGGSVG